In Bacillus sp. NP247, one DNA window encodes the following:
- a CDS encoding YrvL family regulatory protein gives MGEEDKFSNFSLKDKAIIISIIVFSLILFFTFIFFVYVGIFHITGIEYSSRTALLLFFLLITFLDGITFFIFSFFKASLSPMTTNMPNWLSIAIFSIIEITLDWFVIHTADDWIKSVQMSNIAELCVVLFLFLLNKLLSDKKE, from the coding sequence GTGGGCGAGGAAGACAAGTTCTCTAATTTCAGTCTAAAAGATAAGGCCATTATCATTAGTATTATTGTTTTTTCTCTCATCCTCTTTTTTACATTTATATTTTTTGTATATGTAGGAATCTTTCACATTACAGGTATTGAATATAGTTCCCGTACTGCTTTACTTCTCTTTTTTTTATTAATCACTTTCTTGGACGGTATTACATTCTTTATCTTCAGTTTCTTCAAGGCGTCGCTATCTCCAATGACGACAAACATGCCAAATTGGCTCTCGATTGCTATTTTCTCAATCATTGAAATTACGTTAGATTGGTTCGTCATTCATACTGCCGATGATTGGATAAAGAGCGTACAAATGTCCAACATAGCTGAATTATGTGTTGTGCTATTCCTTTTCCTATTAAATAAATTATTAAGTGACAAGAAAGAGTAA
- a CDS encoding MarR family winged helix-turn-helix transcriptional regulator: protein MSQNREQLMEELSTNVFAMFRTLRNDIGKIFGGYIPWNEFIVLRILNRTNKEMVSRVANELNVSNSHITAVTEKLINKGFVTRSRSTSDRRVVYLEITEQGKDLVAKMEGEKKKYLQERFSALSEDEMNVMISISKKLI from the coding sequence TTGTCTCAAAATCGAGAACAATTAATGGAAGAACTATCGACAAATGTTTTTGCTATGTTTCGCACGTTGCGTAATGATATTGGAAAAATATTTGGTGGTTACATACCGTGGAATGAGTTCATTGTCCTTAGAATATTGAATCGCACGAATAAAGAAATGGTATCACGTGTAGCTAATGAGTTAAATGTATCGAATAGCCATATTACAGCTGTCACAGAAAAGCTAATTAATAAAGGCTTTGTAACTCGTTCACGTTCTACATCAGATCGCCGAGTTGTATATTTAGAGATTACAGAACAAGGGAAAGATTTAGTTGCGAAAATGGAAGGTGAGAAAAAGAAATATTTACAAGAAAGATTCTCCGCACTTTCAGAAGACGAAATGAATGTAATGATATCTATTTCTAAAAAACTTATTTAA
- the uppP gene encoding undecaprenyl-diphosphate phosphatase, whose product MADWLIGLIMGAVEGLTEFLPVSSTGHMILTGHLLGFDDERAKVFEVVIQLGSILAVVVIFWKRLWSLVGIGKVTDGPSLNLLHIIIGMIPAGILGVLFHSAIKEVLFGPGPVVISLVAGGILMIVAEKFSKPSTARTLDEITYKQAFTIGMFQCLALWPGFSRSGSTISGGLLARVSHTAAAEYTFILAVPMMVAASALDLIKSWDILSAADIPLFATGFITAFVVAMLAIVSFLKLLGRVKLTPFAYYRFILAAVFYFFIM is encoded by the coding sequence GTGGCTGATTGGTTAATTGGATTAATCATGGGTGCTGTTGAAGGTTTAACAGAGTTTTTACCAGTTTCATCAACAGGACATATGATTTTAACAGGTCATTTACTTGGATTCGACGATGAGAGAGCGAAAGTTTTCGAAGTTGTTATTCAGTTGGGATCGATTTTAGCAGTTGTTGTGATATTTTGGAAACGTTTATGGTCATTAGTTGGAATAGGGAAAGTAACTGATGGACCATCTTTAAATTTATTACATATTATTATCGGGATGATTCCTGCCGGCATACTCGGCGTACTATTCCATAGCGCAATTAAAGAAGTTTTATTCGGTCCAGGACCGGTTGTTATTAGCTTAGTAGCGGGTGGTATTTTAATGATTGTTGCTGAGAAGTTTTCAAAACCAAGTACAGCAAGAACATTAGATGAAATCACATATAAGCAAGCATTTACAATCGGAATGTTCCAATGTTTAGCACTTTGGCCAGGATTTTCTCGTTCTGGATCAACAATAAGTGGTGGTTTATTAGCACGTGTTTCGCATACAGCGGCAGCGGAATATACATTTATTTTAGCGGTGCCAATGATGGTAGCTGCAAGTGCCTTAGATTTAATTAAAAGCTGGGATATATTAAGCGCAGCTGATATACCGTTATTTGCAACTGGATTTATTACAGCATTCGTTGTTGCGATGCTTGCAATTGTTTCATTCTTAAAATTATTAGGTCGTGTAAAACTAACACCGTTCGCTTACTATCGTTTCATTTTAGCTGCGGTATTCTATTTCTTCATTATGTAA
- a CDS encoding thioredoxin family protein, which yields MKANHTKEVLIMNLQQWADKGMSFDTYVNEMKVNQYELLHIYNNFLIPNELLPILEERQNDGWRVIVLTADWCGDALLCVPVMKRISEVANIDMKLLIRDENLELMDQYLTNGTARAIPIFIFIDKDGNEQAVFGPRAPKVQELVTSMRATLPEKEDPTFEEKQKEMYANFRATLADDTSLWEHVMESMIEKVVK from the coding sequence ATGAAAGCAAATCATACTAAAGAGGTGTTAATTATGAACTTACAACAATGGGCTGATAAAGGTATGTCCTTTGATACATATGTGAATGAAATGAAAGTAAACCAATACGAGTTACTACACATTTATAATAACTTTTTAATTCCAAATGAATTACTTCCTATACTAGAAGAACGTCAAAATGACGGCTGGCGTGTTATCGTATTAACAGCTGACTGGTGCGGTGACGCTCTTTTATGCGTACCTGTTATGAAGCGAATTTCTGAAGTTGCAAATATTGATATGAAATTATTAATTCGTGATGAAAACTTAGAATTAATGGATCAATATTTAACAAATGGAACAGCACGTGCGATTCCAATCTTTATTTTCATTGATAAAGACGGAAATGAACAAGCCGTCTTTGGACCACGCGCTCCAAAAGTACAAGAATTAGTAACTTCAATGCGTGCTACATTACCTGAAAAAGAAGATCCAACATTCGAAGAAAAACAAAAAGAAATGTATGCTAATTTCCGTGCTACATTAGCTGATGATACTTCTCTTTGGGAACATGTAATGGAAAGCATGATTGAGAAAGTAGTAAAATAA